The proteins below come from a single Dethiosulfovibrio faecalis genomic window:
- a CDS encoding flavodoxin, whose translation MATISVLYGSTTGATKAVAEKIAKDLGADLFDVASAGDEAVTGYDVLILGSSTWGMGELQDDWNDYLPKLEQADLSGKKVAFFGTGDQEGFGDTFVDALGLLHDAVADKGIQVIGKRSTEGYSGGELAIRDGEFLGLAIDETNQPELTEGRIVSWLDQLRTEMR comes from the coding sequence ATGGCCACTATAAGTGTACTGTATGGTAGCACCACCGGAGCTACGAAAGCGGTCGCGGAAAAAATAGCCAAGGATCTGGGAGCGGACCTTTTCGACGTCGCATCCGCCGGGGACGAGGCCGTCACCGGATATGACGTCCTAATTCTGGGATCCTCCACCTGGGGGATGGGAGAGCTACAGGACGATTGGAACGACTACCTTCCCAAGCTGGAACAGGCCGATCTGTCCGGAAAAAAGGTAGCTTTCTTCGGAACGGGAGATCAGGAGGGCTTCGGCGACACATTCGTGGATGCCCTAGGGCTTCTCCACGATGCCGTAGCGGACAAAGGCATCCAGGTCATAGGCAAGCGTTCTACCGAGGGTTACTCGGGAGGAGAACTGGCAATAAGAGACGGGGAGTTCCTCGGACTGGCAATAGACGAGACGAATCAGCCGGAGCTTACCGAGGGAAGGATCGTCTCCTGGCTAGACCAGCTTAGAACGGAAATGAGATAA
- a CDS encoding FeoA family protein, with protein sequence MQNSRSMSICPSGTKGLVLVIDGGNCMRNRLADMGVFPGALVEVLRNEGGPVLLKVGSGRLALGRQMAERIMIA encoded by the coding sequence ATGCAGAACTCTCGATCCATGTCGATCTGCCCTTCCGGAACGAAGGGTTTGGTGTTGGTGATCGACGGTGGTAACTGCATGAGAAATCGGTTGGCCGATATGGGAGTTTTCCCAGGGGCCCTGGTGGAAGTGCTAAGAAATGAGGGTGGCCCGGTTTTGCTCAAGGTCGGTAGTGGCCGACTGGCTTTAGGGAGGCAGATGGCAGAGAGGATAATGATCGCTTAA
- a CDS encoding FeoA family protein: protein MTLDEVKPGSTVRLVRNGARGVVGQRLMDMGFFKGVTIKVVRNAPLVDPVEFLLGSQHVTVRHAEAATIEVEPI from the coding sequence GTGACTTTGGACGAGGTTAAGCCAGGAAGCACCGTTCGTCTGGTCCGTAACGGGGCCAGGGGTGTGGTGGGGCAGAGGCTTATGGATATGGGTTTTTTTAAGGGCGTAACCATCAAGGTGGTCCGGAATGCACCGCTTGTAGATCCGGTGGAGTTTCTCCTGGGAAGTCAGCACGTTACCGTAAGACATGCCGAGGCCGCCACGATAGAGGTCGAGCCGATATGA
- the feoB gene encoding ferrous iron transport protein B, whose amino-acid sequence MTISNTVVALAGQPNCGKSTIFNMLTGARQHVANYPGVTVDIKRGKYRFQDRFFDVVDLPGTYSLTSYSSEEMVARDFILDGEADVVVGVVDGSNLRRGLYLTFQLLEMGAPLVVALNMADVARSKGTPVDVDVLSRELGVPVLETVGNRGIGGKELKKQLFSFLSAEGRSPFVVDYGPLEPLISDLSDEMKSIPEISFPARWSIIKLLEGDSSVIERVGASGDRGRILLERVSRLGASFEEEHGDDPRSHIGLCRHLRAEEIESRCVNDRSAGKVSWTDRIDSVVVHRFGGPLILLAVVYGLYELAIVQGYKATEYLVPWLSRFEALVSGWLPPAGVLEEPLVRSLVLSVVAAINSVLIYVPIFLILFASIAILEDVGYMPRMAFILDRLFRKFGLHGQSTLPLILGGVFVGGCAVPGVMATRVIADEKARLATILVVPLMNCMAKIPLYTLLISVFFADRGGAMMAFISTITIIFGLAVAKVLSLTVLKGKESSPFVMELPSYHRPTVRGVLTRSVERTWLFLKKVGTVVVAVAILVYFLINYPSLSQERYSTFTERAGELVAGFQSKVEGTSYEKLLGSESGVIRLIDYMEKFKSARMSGQDINSLDAKFKAMDPELFPLIDRSNRSDKDAKKVNRAYKLFRRDRAFLMKEMSDERTNGSWLGRAGKALEPVTRYAGFDWKVNVALLSSLAAKESSVATLGMIYRPVDSDQGSLEEGIKKEGGMTPLHALALMVFMALYPPCVATLIMVKVESGSWKWAFFSLGYPIVLGLFCASLIFTVGSNLGLSGFTATWVFYGCALLTTFALGLINPSSREASIEKGKEV is encoded by the coding sequence ATGACGATCTCAAACACGGTAGTCGCTCTGGCCGGTCAGCCCAACTGCGGTAAATCGACCATCTTCAATATGTTGACAGGGGCCCGTCAGCACGTGGCCAACTATCCCGGAGTGACCGTGGACATAAAAAGAGGGAAGTATCGATTCCAGGATCGTTTCTTCGACGTGGTGGACCTTCCAGGAACCTACAGCCTAACGTCCTATTCCTCCGAGGAAATGGTCGCCCGGGACTTCATCCTGGATGGCGAGGCCGACGTCGTGGTGGGGGTCGTTGACGGCTCCAACCTTCGCAGAGGACTTTACCTTACGTTTCAGCTTTTGGAGATGGGAGCTCCGCTGGTAGTGGCTTTGAATATGGCGGACGTCGCCAGGTCCAAGGGGACTCCCGTCGACGTAGATGTCCTATCGAGAGAACTGGGGGTTCCCGTTCTGGAGACCGTCGGCAACAGAGGAATAGGCGGCAAGGAGCTTAAGAAGCAGCTTTTCTCGTTCCTATCAGCCGAGGGTAGATCTCCCTTTGTCGTGGATTACGGGCCTTTGGAGCCTTTGATATCGGATCTTTCCGACGAGATGAAGTCCATCCCCGAAATATCCTTCCCAGCTAGGTGGTCGATCATAAAGCTTTTAGAGGGAGATTCCTCCGTCATTGAACGGGTGGGAGCCTCCGGAGATAGAGGAAGAATCCTTTTGGAAAGGGTCTCTCGTTTGGGCGCTTCCTTCGAGGAGGAGCATGGGGACGATCCCAGGTCCCACATCGGTCTCTGCCGTCACCTGAGAGCGGAGGAGATAGAGTCTCGGTGCGTGAACGACAGATCCGCCGGCAAGGTGTCCTGGACGGACAGAATAGACTCTGTGGTGGTTCACAGGTTCGGCGGTCCCCTGATACTTCTGGCCGTTGTCTACGGGCTTTACGAGTTGGCGATAGTTCAGGGCTATAAGGCCACCGAGTATCTGGTCCCTTGGCTCAGCCGTTTCGAGGCTTTGGTGTCCGGGTGGCTGCCTCCCGCCGGAGTGCTGGAGGAGCCTCTGGTTCGCTCCCTGGTGTTGAGCGTGGTGGCGGCGATTAACTCGGTTCTTATATACGTGCCTATATTCCTCATCCTTTTTGCGTCGATAGCCATTCTGGAGGACGTGGGGTATATGCCGAGGATGGCCTTCATTCTCGACCGTCTGTTCCGTAAGTTCGGGCTTCACGGTCAGTCTACCCTGCCTCTGATACTTGGAGGGGTCTTCGTCGGAGGGTGTGCCGTCCCGGGCGTCATGGCTACCAGGGTCATAGCGGACGAGAAGGCTCGATTGGCCACCATACTGGTGGTTCCTCTGATGAACTGTATGGCCAAGATACCTCTCTACACTCTCTTGATAAGCGTTTTCTTCGCCGATCGCGGGGGGGCCATGATGGCCTTCATATCCACCATAACCATAATCTTCGGCCTGGCCGTGGCGAAGGTGCTGTCTTTAACGGTCCTGAAGGGGAAAGAGAGTTCGCCCTTCGTCATGGAGCTGCCCTCCTATCACAGGCCTACCGTGAGAGGTGTGCTCACCCGATCGGTCGAGAGGACCTGGCTTTTTCTGAAAAAAGTTGGAACCGTGGTCGTGGCGGTAGCTATATTGGTCTACTTCCTGATCAACTATCCCTCTCTGTCTCAGGAGCGTTACTCAACTTTTACCGAAAGGGCAGGCGAGCTCGTGGCTGGATTCCAGTCGAAGGTGGAGGGGACGTCCTACGAAAAACTTCTCGGAAGCGAGAGTGGAGTTATACGTCTTATCGACTACATGGAAAAGTTCAAGAGCGCCAGGATGTCCGGGCAGGACATTAACAGCCTGGACGCGAAGTTCAAGGCGATGGATCCCGAGCTTTTCCCCTTGATAGATCGTTCTAATCGCTCGGACAAGGACGCTAAGAAGGTCAACAGGGCCTATAAGCTCTTCAGGAGAGACAGGGCCTTCCTGATGAAGGAGATGTCCGACGAGAGGACCAACGGTAGTTGGCTCGGACGTGCGGGAAAGGCCCTGGAGCCCGTCACCCGTTATGCCGGTTTCGATTGGAAGGTGAACGTGGCTCTGCTGAGCTCCCTTGCCGCCAAGGAAAGCAGCGTTGCTACCTTGGGGATGATATATCGTCCAGTCGACTCGGATCAGGGCTCTTTGGAGGAAGGCATAAAGAAAGAGGGAGGCATGACGCCTCTTCACGCTTTGGCACTGATGGTCTTCATGGCCCTCTATCCCCCCTGTGTGGCGACTTTGATAATGGTCAAGGTTGAATCGGGAAGCTGGAAATGGGCCTTCTTTTCCTTGGGGTATCCGATAGTTCTGGGGCTTTTCTGCGCGTCACTGATATTTACAGTAGGCAGTAACTTGGGCCTGTCCGGGTTTACCGCGACCTGGGTCTTCTACGGCTGTGCCCTTTTAACGACATTTGCCCTCGGCCTCATCAATCCATCGAGTCGAGAGGCATCCATAGAGAAAGGGAAGGAGGTGTAA
- a CDS encoding DUF4198 domain-containing protein, with product MKRSGVLGLACALICSLSVPAFAHFQMVYTPESALTKPETLNLKLVFTHPFEAGHTMDMDGVDSFVMVHKGKKTDLTKSVKPIMWTSLTNSGKGYEAEVPLRGMGDFVFGLVPMPYFEASEGIWMQQCTKMVVNVAGLPTDWNEEIGLPAEIVPLDKPYGLWTGNVFRGVVKANGEPVPFAEIEVEYLNHLPMLEGNSFAAEAAVEAPQDCFVTQTIVADANGTFVYALPKAGWWGFAALGVITEDYKGAELGKDAVIWVQARDMN from the coding sequence ATGAAGCGTAGCGGTGTTTTGGGGCTAGCCTGTGCCCTTATATGTTCCCTCAGCGTTCCGGCTTTTGCCCATTTTCAGATGGTATATACCCCTGAGAGCGCTCTGACCAAACCGGAGACCTTGAATCTCAAGCTTGTTTTTACCCATCCCTTCGAGGCGGGACACACCATGGACATGGACGGCGTGGACAGTTTCGTGATGGTTCATAAGGGCAAGAAGACCGATCTTACCAAGTCGGTCAAGCCCATAATGTGGACCAGTCTCACCAATTCCGGAAAGGGATACGAGGCCGAGGTTCCCCTGAGAGGCATGGGAGACTTCGTCTTCGGTCTGGTCCCCATGCCCTACTTCGAGGCATCCGAGGGGATCTGGATGCAGCAGTGCACCAAGATGGTAGTCAACGTCGCGGGGCTTCCCACCGACTGGAACGAGGAGATCGGCCTTCCCGCCGAGATAGTCCCTCTGGACAAGCCCTACGGTCTCTGGACCGGCAACGTCTTCCGCGGTGTGGTCAAGGCCAACGGAGAGCCCGTCCCCTTCGCCGAGATCGAGGTGGAGTATCTGAACCACCTTCCTATGCTGGAGGGTAATTCCTTCGCCGCCGAAGCAGCAGTGGAGGCCCCTCAGGATTGTTTCGTCACCCAGACCATCGTCGCCGATGCGAACGGTACATTCGTCTACGCCCTTCCCAAGGCCGGATGGTGGGGATTCGCCGCTCTCGGAGTGATAACCGAGGACTACAAGGGAGCCGAGCTCGGGAAGGATGCCGTCATCTGGGTCCAGGCCCGAGATATGAATTAG
- a CDS encoding HD-GYP domain-containing protein: MLKEGGRTFLGLDGSQIRKASICLSPLVGGVFLWIFTLRRKVAGQTEALTAQLDRSERAEREVIRLNSELRRTQREIAFTLGEVIENRSKETANHVRRVAAMAESLALMRGLTVEESRRIALASSMHDIGKIGIPDRILSKPGPLSEEEFELMKGHTVLGYEILSRTGGPLFGIAARIAHEHHERWDGKGYPKGISGEDISMEARIVAIVDVFDALSHKRVYKEAWPIQRILDLISEERGSHFDPSLTDLFLSNFSVFSEICDSMPDRT, encoded by the coding sequence ATGCTTAAAGAAGGGGGCAGGACCTTTCTTGGATTGGATGGCTCTCAGATCAGGAAAGCGTCGATCTGTCTATCCCCTTTGGTTGGGGGTGTCTTTTTATGGATATTTACCTTGAGGCGGAAGGTGGCCGGTCAGACAGAGGCCCTTACGGCCCAGTTGGACCGGAGCGAAAGGGCGGAGAGGGAGGTCATACGGCTCAACTCCGAGCTCCGAAGAACCCAGAGAGAGATAGCCTTCACCCTGGGCGAGGTGATAGAAAACAGGTCTAAGGAAACGGCCAATCACGTTCGCAGGGTGGCCGCCATGGCCGAATCCCTTGCTTTGATGAGAGGTCTTACCGTGGAAGAGTCCAGAAGGATTGCCTTGGCTTCCTCCATGCACGATATCGGAAAGATAGGCATACCCGATAGGATTTTATCGAAACCCGGTCCTCTCTCGGAAGAGGAATTCGAGCTCATGAAGGGGCATACCGTGCTGGGATACGAGATATTGTCTCGTACAGGAGGCCCCCTATTCGGGATAGCGGCTCGGATAGCCCACGAACATCACGAGAGGTGGGACGGTAAGGGCTATCCCAAGGGAATATCGGGAGAGGATATTTCGATGGAGGCCAGGATCGTGGCGATAGTAGACGTTTTCGACGCTCTATCTCATAAACGGGTTTACAAGGAAGCCTGGCCGATTCAGAGGATACTGGACCTGATATCGGAGGAGAGGGGGTCTCATTTCGACCCGTCCTTGACGGATCTCTTTCTGTCGAATTTCTCCGTGTTCTCCGAGATATGCGATTCCATGCCGGATAGGACATGA
- a CDS encoding DUF2023 family protein yields the protein MEIFCHHVYEYWKGLRNLILHTAPISEKGQIEHKLSHHGIPYVIHPIGNGRINVFFGHPDCIAVVSRFGTTDLSKLTDEQDFILGIMLGYDRMKQCARYLKKRPDREELIG from the coding sequence ATGGAGATCTTCTGTCATCACGTTTACGAATACTGGAAGGGACTCAGAAACCTGATACTTCACACCGCTCCGATCTCAGAAAAAGGACAGATCGAACATAAACTGAGCCATCACGGGATACCCTACGTCATACACCCCATAGGCAACGGCAGGATAAACGTGTTTTTCGGACATCCCGACTGCATCGCCGTGGTCAGCCGTTTCGGAACGACCGATCTATCCAAGCTTACGGACGAACAGGATTTTATCCTCGGAATAATGCTAGGATACGACAGGATGAAACAATGTGCCAGATACCTTAAAAAGAGACCTGACAGAGAGGAACTTATAGGCTAA
- a CDS encoding SO_0444 family Cu/Zn efflux transporter: protein MNFAVEIVKEAGHMFLDAAPYMLIGIMLSGFLKAFIDPGWVNRFLGGRGVAPVVRASLAGIPLPLCSCGVIPAAAGLRKQGASASATTAFLISTPESGVDSIAMSYALLDPIMTVARPIVAFISAFTAGILSVFFGGEEEDKKAKERLDVACNSCHDHHGHDHGHIRDSKHRSIRDKFRDGLKFAVFDIWGDLAGAFFLGIALSGIIAVAVPQTFLEGALGGGIGSMLIMLIAGIPMYICATSSTPLAAALILKGVSPGAALVFLMAGPATNVSAIPVLQKILGTKRLLIYLGSIAVVSVVSGLALDGLYGFLGTSAQATLGQTEKILSPWISWGSSVLLITLWIVSKGSRRIPRLFRFFPKRG, encoded by the coding sequence ATGAATTTTGCGGTGGAAATCGTCAAGGAAGCGGGACATATGTTTCTCGATGCAGCCCCCTATATGTTGATCGGGATCATGCTCAGCGGATTTCTGAAAGCCTTCATAGATCCCGGCTGGGTCAACCGTTTTCTGGGAGGACGTGGCGTAGCCCCCGTGGTGAGGGCCTCCTTGGCGGGAATTCCCCTGCCCCTGTGTTCCTGCGGGGTGATCCCGGCGGCGGCGGGACTGAGAAAACAGGGAGCATCGGCGAGTGCGACCACCGCCTTTCTGATCTCGACGCCGGAATCCGGGGTGGACTCCATAGCCATGAGCTACGCCCTTCTGGATCCCATCATGACGGTGGCCCGTCCGATAGTGGCGTTCATATCGGCTTTTACCGCAGGAATTCTATCCGTATTTTTCGGAGGAGAAGAGGAGGATAAAAAAGCGAAAGAGAGGCTGGACGTCGCCTGTAACTCATGCCACGACCACCATGGACACGACCACGGACATATTCGAGACAGTAAGCACCGTTCGATCCGCGATAAGTTCAGAGACGGGCTGAAGTTCGCCGTTTTCGACATATGGGGAGATCTGGCCGGCGCCTTTTTCCTGGGAATAGCCCTATCGGGAATAATAGCCGTCGCCGTACCTCAGACCTTCCTCGAGGGGGCCCTGGGAGGCGGTATAGGATCCATGTTGATCATGCTGATAGCGGGCATACCGATGTATATCTGCGCCACCTCTTCCACCCCTCTGGCGGCGGCCTTGATACTCAAGGGCGTGTCTCCCGGAGCCGCTCTCGTATTTCTCATGGCGGGACCGGCCACCAACGTATCGGCCATCCCGGTACTGCAGAAAATCCTGGGAACGAAAAGACTCCTCATATACCTGGGATCGATAGCGGTGGTATCCGTGGTCTCCGGCCTGGCTCTCGACGGCCTGTACGGGTTTTTAGGTACCTCAGCCCAGGCCACTCTGGGTCAGACCGAGAAGATTCTCTCTCCGTGGATAAGCTGGGGATCCTCCGTCCTTTTGATAACCCTGTGGATCGTATCCAAGGGATCAAGACGGATCCCTCGGCTATTTCGTTTTTTTCCGAAAAGAGGCTGA
- a CDS encoding ArsR/SmtB family transcription factor, with protein MEKDRPFLEELSAMFKALGDPTRLGIALEMMETEKCVSEISSSLGISDSSTSHHLRSLRQLKLVKRRREGQKLFYSLDDHHVYLILTIGLEHQEHRGKEEER; from the coding sequence TTGGAAAAGGACAGACCTTTTTTGGAGGAATTATCAGCCATGTTCAAGGCTCTGGGAGATCCTACGAGACTGGGGATAGCGCTCGAAATGATGGAGACGGAGAAATGCGTCTCCGAGATATCCTCCTCTTTGGGCATAAGCGATTCGTCGACATCCCATCACCTCAGAAGCCTCAGACAGCTCAAGCTAGTCAAGAGAAGACGAGAAGGACAGAAACTATTCTACTCTCTCGACGATCATCACGTATATCTGATCTTGACCATAGGACTGGAGCACCAGGAACATAGAGGAAAGGAAGAGGAAAGATGA
- a CDS encoding YibE/F family protein, which produces MSRKKAFRMTFVTFCIAIVSWFFGLAAGKVVVDSWDLEDCWIVEIETFRQVQEDPSEKMSEDDGWKSLRFDVLATFLTGDMEGRSGKVTVEQLEGSYLKMVPGRKYILMADRFPDGVVQYSVSDRFRLPWVVSFIVFSVSSVCFFAGWAGVRALIGLGLSLVVLLKGFVPAILSGFDPVFSAIVAVASVSVVTVFLVVRRPAYRPIAFLGAIGGACAAWALGASANWLWQITGLGGEGAALFASSFPGYDMRGIFLASVIIGAIGAVLDVAISVTSSMAELVDYDPAIPMPRLWLSGISVGREILGSMINTLILAYFGSSLIMTLLMVTSGIDLNFLFNDPMVAQELIQSLAGTMGLLLTVPLTATVAVWWISLRRKTR; this is translated from the coding sequence ATGTCCCGAAAAAAAGCTTTTCGGATGACCTTCGTAACCTTTTGCATAGCCATCGTGTCCTGGTTTTTCGGCTTGGCGGCGGGGAAAGTAGTGGTGGATTCCTGGGATCTGGAGGATTGCTGGATAGTGGAGATAGAGACGTTCCGGCAGGTTCAGGAGGATCCGTCGGAAAAAATGAGCGAGGACGACGGATGGAAAAGCCTTCGCTTCGACGTCTTGGCTACATTTCTCACAGGAGATATGGAAGGAAGAAGCGGCAAGGTCACGGTGGAACAGCTGGAGGGTAGCTATCTGAAGATGGTTCCCGGAAGGAAGTATATCCTTATGGCAGACCGTTTTCCCGACGGAGTGGTCCAATATTCCGTCAGCGACAGGTTTAGGCTTCCCTGGGTGGTGTCCTTTATCGTCTTCTCAGTTTCATCCGTGTGTTTTTTCGCAGGATGGGCCGGGGTTAGGGCCCTGATAGGGCTGGGACTTTCTCTGGTGGTGTTGTTGAAGGGGTTCGTGCCAGCTATACTTTCCGGTTTCGATCCGGTGTTTTCCGCCATAGTCGCGGTGGCGTCAGTTTCGGTGGTCACCGTATTTCTAGTCGTTCGTAGACCGGCCTACAGGCCGATAGCCTTTTTAGGCGCCATAGGCGGAGCCTGTGCGGCCTGGGCTCTCGGGGCCTCGGCGAACTGGCTCTGGCAGATCACAGGCCTCGGAGGCGAGGGGGCGGCTCTCTTCGCCAGTTCCTTCCCCGGATACGATATGAGAGGGATCTTTCTGGCTTCGGTGATAATAGGGGCCATCGGGGCTGTCTTGGACGTAGCCATATCTGTTACATCCTCCATGGCGGAGCTCGTGGATTACGATCCGGCAATTCCGATGCCGAGACTCTGGCTTTCCGGGATAAGCGTGGGGCGAGAGATATTGGGAAGCATGATCAACACCTTGATCCTGGCCTATTTCGGCAGTTCCCTGATAATGACCCTTTTGATGGTGACGTCCGGGATAGATCTGAACTTTCTTTTTAACGATCCTATGGTCGCCCAGGAACTGATCCAAAGCCTTGCAGGAACCATGGGGCTTCTGTTGACCGTGCCTTTGACCGCTACAGTAGCGGTCTGGTGGATATCTCTGAGAAGAAAGACGAGGTAA
- the dctP gene encoding TRAP transporter substrate-binding protein DctP produces MKSRILSILLVFIALTATEACGNIYRWRLAEEEVEGSVCDLYAREFARLLNEKSKGAIELSVFPLGTLGTPQEIYELCRQGSVDFLLDGAGQVGARVPENQIFSIPFFFSDDDDENERILSQSVALNEYLTSAYERQGITVLAYWNEGAMDWTSNRNLTSPEDFRGLKIRTMPSSIIGKCYETLGAKPRIVPFMDVYSSLHLGHVEAQENPPYVVEEMGFMDFQSHYVRSKHKIYVMQTMVNLKMWKGLPQEVRDIVSDSIEELRPLALKIQREQNRKKLDKIVSSMEKGQRYVSLSKEQRDVFRSAFENCGSRLYLENSNDKQLAQRIYETIKKEIEEVTGR; encoded by the coding sequence GTGAAAAGTAGAATTCTAAGCATCCTCTTAGTTTTTATCGCACTTACAGCGACAGAAGCCTGTGGCAATATCTACCGCTGGCGACTCGCCGAGGAGGAGGTAGAGGGCAGTGTCTGCGACCTCTACGCCAGAGAGTTCGCCAGGCTTTTGAACGAAAAATCCAAAGGAGCGATAGAGCTATCCGTATTCCCGCTGGGAACTCTTGGAACCCCGCAGGAAATCTACGAACTCTGCCGTCAGGGATCGGTCGACTTCCTTCTGGACGGGGCGGGACAGGTGGGAGCGAGGGTCCCTGAAAACCAGATATTCTCCATACCCTTTTTTTTCAGCGACGACGACGACGAAAACGAGAGGATTCTCTCCCAAAGCGTGGCTCTGAACGAATATCTTACGTCGGCCTATGAAAGACAGGGAATCACGGTTCTGGCCTACTGGAACGAGGGAGCCATGGACTGGACCTCCAACAGGAACTTGACCTCTCCAGAAGACTTCAGAGGGCTGAAGATAAGGACGATGCCATCGAGCATAATAGGTAAATGCTACGAGACATTGGGAGCTAAACCCAGGATAGTTCCGTTCATGGATGTCTACAGTTCTCTCCACCTCGGCCACGTAGAGGCACAGGAAAACCCTCCCTACGTCGTGGAGGAGATGGGGTTTATGGACTTTCAAAGCCATTACGTAAGGTCCAAGCACAAGATCTACGTTATGCAGACCATGGTCAACCTTAAGATGTGGAAAGGTCTTCCACAGGAAGTCAGGGATATCGTTTCCGACTCCATAGAGGAGTTGCGACCGCTAGCCCTGAAAATCCAGAGAGAGCAGAACCGGAAAAAACTGGATAAGATAGTGAGCTCCATGGAAAAAGGACAACGTTACGTCTCTCTCTCGAAAGAACAGAGAGACGTCTTCCGCAGTGCGTTCGAGAACTGCGGATCAAGGCTCTACCTGGAGAACTCCAACGACAAGCAATTGGCACAGAGGATATACGAGACGATAAAAAAGGAAATAGAGGAAGTAACAGGACGATAG